Proteins from one Pseudarthrobacter sp. BIM B-2242 genomic window:
- the ruvX gene encoding Holliday junction resolvase RuvX yields the protein MTEPVAAVGYPQGIKLGVDVGTVRVGVAVCDRDAILATPYKTLDRNAKKNSDVRVIASLAQELGARQIFVGLPRTMKGEEHASARMATEYAELLVAELAGRGLDVPVNLVDERLSSVTAHRNLHEAGMSSRNHRKVVDQVAAAGILQHAIDMQKARGTDVGSRVSVPPRPQPSGPGESAHAGTAAAEGKSRSQNTEGYSEPVQ from the coding sequence ATGACTGAACCCGTTGCAGCCGTCGGCTACCCCCAGGGCATCAAACTGGGGGTAGACGTGGGCACCGTCCGGGTGGGTGTCGCCGTCTGCGACCGCGATGCCATCCTGGCCACGCCGTACAAGACCCTGGACCGGAACGCGAAAAAGAACTCCGACGTCAGGGTGATCGCCTCGCTCGCGCAGGAACTCGGCGCCCGCCAGATCTTCGTGGGACTGCCCCGCACCATGAAGGGGGAGGAGCACGCCTCCGCCCGGATGGCCACCGAGTACGCGGAGCTGCTTGTTGCGGAACTGGCAGGCCGCGGCCTGGACGTGCCCGTCAACCTCGTTGACGAGAGGCTCAGCAGTGTCACGGCCCACCGTAACCTGCACGAAGCTGGCATGAGCAGCCGGAACCACCGTAAAGTAGTGGATCAGGTTGCAGCGGCAGGTATTCTCCAGCACGCCATTGACATGCAAAAAGCCAGGGGAACGGACGTTGGGAGCCGCGTGAGCGTGCCGCCCCGTCCGCAGCCTTCCGGGCCGGGGGAGTCAGCGCATGCTGGCACCGCGGCCGCCGAAGGCAAGTCTCGATCTCAGAACACGGAAGGCTACAGTGAGCCCGTCCAATAA
- a CDS encoding shikimate dehydrogenase: MSLRAAVLGHPISHSKSPALHLAAYAKLGVDIGYTAVDLTEQALPAFMQRVRNQDGWCGLSVTMPLKTGMVSEVDEVRGVAGTLGVVNTVAFEEAGGSVRRIGYNTDVAGIVNAVLNAGVVSSPSAVILGGGGTAAAAVAALKELGTAKAQVFVRDTSRAAEARAAAAGVGLAIDVRPMTQAATPTASADVVISTLPPRAADSLADEIAGLGTGTHGVLLDVAYDPWPSRIATVWQEGGGAVVPGLEMLLYQAVEQVRLFTGRGEEVNAAVIDVMCDSVGLPRRAF; encoded by the coding sequence ATGAGCCTGCGGGCTGCCGTCCTGGGCCATCCGATCAGCCACTCCAAGTCACCGGCCCTGCACCTGGCGGCCTACGCCAAACTGGGGGTGGACATCGGGTACACGGCTGTGGACCTGACCGAGCAGGCCTTGCCGGCCTTTATGCAGCGGGTAAGGAACCAGGACGGGTGGTGCGGACTTTCAGTCACCATGCCGCTGAAAACCGGCATGGTTTCGGAAGTCGACGAAGTCCGCGGCGTGGCCGGCACCCTGGGCGTGGTCAACACTGTCGCCTTTGAGGAAGCCGGCGGTTCCGTCCGGCGGATCGGCTACAACACCGACGTCGCGGGAATCGTCAACGCGGTCCTCAACGCCGGGGTGGTCTCCAGCCCGTCAGCCGTCATCCTGGGCGGCGGCGGAACGGCGGCGGCCGCGGTCGCCGCGCTGAAGGAGCTGGGTACGGCAAAGGCTCAGGTGTTCGTCCGGGACACGTCGCGGGCAGCCGAAGCGCGGGCTGCCGCCGCAGGCGTCGGCCTTGCCATCGACGTCCGGCCGATGACGCAGGCTGCCACGCCCACGGCCAGTGCCGACGTCGTCATCTCCACGCTCCCGCCGCGCGCAGCGGACAGCCTGGCTGATGAGATCGCCGGATTGGGAACCGGAACCCACGGCGTCCTGCTCGACGTGGCCTACGATCCCTGGCCCAGCCGGATTGCCACGGTGTGGCAGGAAGGCGGCGGTGCTGTGGTGCCGGGCCTGGAAATGCTGCTTTACCAGGCGGTGGAACAGGTTCGCCTGTTCACTGGCCGCGGCGAAGAGGTTAATGCGGCTGTCATAGATGTGATGTGCGACTCAGTCGGCCTTCCCCGACGGGCGTTCTAA
- a CDS encoding DUF6167 family protein — MKRLVWMGIGVAIGVIAFRKVTEAQSNLGPEGLNRAVGRLADGLYDFADAVRSGMHEREADLRTALGVESQEVARR; from the coding sequence ATGAAACGACTTGTCTGGATGGGAATCGGCGTCGCGATCGGAGTCATCGCGTTCCGAAAGGTCACCGAAGCCCAATCGAATCTGGGGCCCGAGGGCCTGAACAGGGCTGTGGGCCGCCTGGCCGACGGCCTCTACGACTTTGCCGACGCCGTCCGGTCCGGCATGCACGAGCGTGAAGCGGACCTCCGTACCGCCCTTGGTGTTGAATCCCAGGAAGTGGCCCGGCGCTAA
- a CDS encoding DUF948 domain-containing protein gives MSGGDIAGLIAAGVFALLVLLLAVPILKLGSVLEEIRTSIRSISDGATPLMDEVTATVTTTNQQLKKVDGIASNVSDASANLSALSSLVAATVGSPLIKVAAFSYGVRTALANRKKPAAGRRSR, from the coding sequence ATGTCTGGTGGCGATATTGCCGGCCTGATCGCGGCCGGGGTGTTTGCACTCCTGGTGCTGCTGCTCGCCGTACCGATCCTGAAGCTGGGCAGTGTCCTGGAAGAGATCCGGACCTCCATCCGGTCCATCAGCGACGGCGCCACGCCCCTGATGGACGAGGTCACCGCCACAGTCACCACCACAAACCAGCAGCTGAAGAAGGTGGACGGCATCGCCTCCAACGTTTCTGATGCGTCAGCAAACCTCTCCGCGCTGTCCTCCCTCGTTGCAGCGACGGTGGGCTCGCCGCTGATCAAGGTGGCCGCCTTCAGCTACGGCGTGCGCACAGCCCTTGCCAACCGCAAGAAGCCCGCGGCCGGCCGCCGCAGCCGCTAA
- a CDS encoding shikimate kinase: MAVGKSAIAHELAKRLDVPHVDTDVLIVEAHGSIPSIFAGRGEHAFREIEARTVAVAVEHAEVTPAVISLGGGAVLDSGTQQVLARCTVVYLECDAQTVASRIARNSGRPLLAGDAMARWSALFATRKPVYERLADLVLDVRHGSITELGHRLEVALREYAAAKQEVEH; encoded by the coding sequence ATGGCAGTGGGCAAGTCCGCGATTGCCCACGAACTGGCCAAACGCCTGGACGTGCCGCACGTCGATACGGATGTTCTCATCGTGGAGGCTCATGGCAGCATCCCGTCCATCTTCGCCGGCCGCGGTGAGCATGCATTCCGGGAAATTGAAGCCCGGACAGTTGCAGTTGCCGTGGAGCATGCTGAAGTCACACCCGCCGTGATTTCCCTTGGCGGCGGGGCCGTGCTTGACTCCGGGACCCAGCAGGTCCTGGCCCGCTGCACCGTGGTGTATCTCGAATGTGATGCGCAGACCGTTGCTTCGAGGATCGCCAGGAACTCGGGGCGCCCGCTGCTGGCGGGCGATGCCATGGCCCGCTGGTCAGCACTCTTTGCCACCAGGAAACCGGTCTACGAACGGCTGGCCGACCTGGTCCTGGACGTCCGTCACGGCTCCATCACCGAGTTGGGACACCGGCTTGAAGTTGCGCTGCGTGAATACGCAGCTGCCAAACAGGAAGTTGAACATTGA
- a CDS encoding replication-associated recombination protein A has protein sequence MDDLFGQVPGNDDDGSDEPSPADRAAASRSAAQRSPLAVRMRPRTLDDVVGQQHLLGQGSPLRQLAAGTDAVGPAGPSSLILWGPPGTGKTTLAHVIAKGKGRKFVELSAITAGVKDVRRVMDEALTARDLYKTTTVLFLDEIHRFNKAQQDALLPGVENRWVVLVAATTENPSFSVVSPLLSRSLLLTLKPLTDADIEGLLQRAVADGRGLNGKVELSPEALGHLVRLSGGDARRALTALEAAAGVAFGDADDADADSPVTVELKHTERALDVAAVRYDRAGDQHYDVASAFIKSVRGSDVDAALHYLARMLEAGEDPRFIARRIVISAAEDVGMADPTALQTAVAAATAVQLIGMPEGRIVLAEAVVHLATAPKSNAAYMGINKAIADVRAGLGNGIPAHLRDAHYPGSKQLGHGKGYKYAHDAPHSVASQQYPPDDLVGRDYYEPTANGAERDIAVRLDRLRKIIRGT, from the coding sequence GTGGATGATCTCTTCGGCCAAGTGCCCGGCAATGACGACGACGGCAGTGACGAACCGTCGCCGGCCGACCGCGCGGCGGCAAGCCGCAGCGCGGCGCAGCGGAGCCCCCTGGCCGTCAGGATGCGGCCGCGCACCCTTGACGACGTTGTGGGACAGCAGCACCTCCTCGGCCAGGGCTCGCCACTTCGTCAGCTTGCGGCCGGGACCGACGCCGTAGGGCCGGCGGGACCGAGCTCGCTGATCCTCTGGGGACCCCCGGGAACCGGAAAGACCACGCTGGCGCATGTCATTGCCAAGGGCAAGGGCCGGAAATTCGTGGAACTCTCCGCGATCACCGCCGGCGTCAAGGATGTCCGGCGTGTGATGGACGAAGCCCTCACGGCGCGTGACCTCTACAAGACCACCACCGTGCTGTTCCTGGATGAGATCCACCGGTTCAACAAAGCACAGCAGGATGCGCTCCTGCCCGGCGTGGAAAACCGCTGGGTTGTCCTCGTGGCGGCAACGACGGAGAACCCGTCCTTCTCAGTCGTCTCGCCGCTGCTGTCCAGGTCGCTCCTGCTCACGCTGAAACCACTGACGGACGCGGACATCGAGGGGCTTTTGCAGCGCGCCGTCGCGGACGGGCGGGGCCTGAACGGGAAGGTGGAGCTCAGCCCGGAGGCGCTGGGCCACCTCGTCAGGCTGTCCGGCGGCGACGCCCGGCGGGCGCTGACCGCCCTGGAGGCAGCCGCCGGAGTCGCATTCGGTGACGCCGATGACGCCGACGCGGACTCGCCGGTCACCGTTGAGCTCAAGCACACCGAACGCGCCCTGGATGTGGCGGCCGTGCGGTACGACCGGGCCGGCGACCAGCATTACGACGTGGCAAGCGCCTTCATCAAATCAGTCCGCGGCTCCGACGTGGACGCCGCCCTGCACTACCTGGCCAGAATGCTTGAGGCGGGGGAGGACCCCCGCTTTATTGCCCGGCGCATTGTGATTTCCGCCGCAGAGGACGTGGGCATGGCCGACCCCACTGCCTTGCAGACGGCCGTGGCCGCGGCCACCGCCGTGCAGCTGATCGGCATGCCTGAAGGCCGGATCGTCCTGGCCGAAGCCGTGGTGCATCTCGCCACGGCACCGAAATCGAACGCTGCGTACATGGGGATAAACAAGGCCATCGCGGACGTCCGCGCGGGCCTGGGCAACGGAATTCCGGCGCACCTGCGCGATGCGCATTACCCGGGCTCGAAACAGCTCGGCCACGGCAAGGGCTACAAGTACGCCCACGATGCGCCGCACTCAGTGGCAAGCCAGCAGTACCCGCCGGACGACCTCGTGGGCCGTGATTACTATGAGCCCACCGCCAACGGCGCGGAGCGGGACATCGCAGTCCGCCTGGACCGGCTGCGGAAGATCATCCGCGGCACCTGA
- the alaS gene encoding alanine--tRNA ligase encodes MKSQEITKRWVDFFVSKGHTAVPSASLVSSDPSLLFTVAGMVPFIPYLTAREEAPYSRATSIQKCIRTGDIEEVGKTARHGTFFQMCGNFSFGDYFKEDAIKFAWELLTKSVDDGGYGLPAELLWVTVYQDDDEARDLWLKNTGVPSERIQRMGKADNYWHTGQPGPAGPCSEIYYDRGPAYGAEGGPLADENRYVEIWNLVFMQYQIDNVRSKDDFDIVGELPKKNIDTGLGMERLAMILQGVENMYETDQVRPVIDKAAELSGREYTSAETADDPHHTDDVRMRVVGDHVRSALMLIADGVTPSNEGRGYVLRRLIRRAVRSMRLLGVEKACLPDLLPASRDAMKGVYPIVETDFDRISRIAYAEERAFLRTIASGTARLEDAVTVSKAAGTPLSGADAFALHDTYGFPIDLTLEMAEEAGLKVDEAGFRALMLEQRQRAQADAKGKKGGHADLSAYQEMLGEGETVFTGYGELDGESRVRGLLSGGQRVAHAATGDEIELVLNETPFYAEAGGQSADTGLITGDGFVVEVLDVQRPVKGLSVHKAIVREGEISSDALVRAAVDRERRHAAEQAHTGTHIVHAALHQILGPQATQRGSYNKAGYLRFDFAWGEGLSTATRSEIEEVSNLAIRNNFRVDTKVMGLAEAKALGAMALFGENYGSEVRVVEIDGAWSRELCGGTHVANTSLIGSLSLLGEQSVGSGNRRVEAFVGMDAFRHLAAERALVTELTEMLKVPSGQLADRIASTLNKLKATEKELDRLRKEQLTAAAANLVGTARDAAGVKVIAHDAGQIGGADDVRNLALDLRNRLGSEASTVAVAGVSNDRPMILVATNEAARAAGVKAGALVRLAAGILGGGGGGKDDVAQGGGTDATKVAPALSAVVDAITRR; translated from the coding sequence ATGAAGTCGCAGGAGATCACAAAGCGCTGGGTGGACTTTTTTGTCAGCAAAGGCCACACAGCGGTTCCCTCCGCCTCGCTGGTCTCCAGCGACCCCTCCCTGCTGTTCACCGTTGCCGGCATGGTTCCGTTCATTCCATACCTGACTGCCCGCGAAGAGGCCCCGTACTCGCGCGCCACCAGCATCCAGAAGTGCATCCGCACCGGTGACATCGAGGAAGTGGGCAAGACTGCCCGCCACGGCACGTTCTTCCAGATGTGCGGCAACTTCTCCTTCGGCGATTACTTCAAGGAAGACGCCATCAAGTTCGCCTGGGAACTGCTCACCAAGAGCGTGGACGACGGCGGCTACGGCCTGCCGGCCGAACTCCTGTGGGTCACCGTGTACCAGGACGATGACGAAGCCCGGGACCTGTGGCTGAAGAACACCGGCGTCCCGTCTGAGCGGATCCAGCGCATGGGCAAGGCTGACAACTACTGGCACACCGGCCAGCCCGGTCCCGCCGGCCCGTGCTCGGAAATCTACTACGACCGCGGTCCCGCCTACGGTGCTGAAGGCGGCCCGCTCGCGGACGAGAACCGTTACGTCGAAATCTGGAACCTCGTCTTTATGCAGTACCAGATCGACAATGTCCGCTCCAAGGACGACTTCGACATCGTGGGTGAACTGCCCAAGAAGAACATCGACACCGGCCTGGGCATGGAACGACTTGCCATGATCCTGCAGGGCGTCGAGAACATGTACGAGACCGACCAGGTCCGGCCTGTGATCGACAAGGCCGCCGAGCTGTCCGGCCGGGAGTACACCTCAGCCGAAACGGCGGACGATCCGCACCACACGGACGATGTCCGCATGCGTGTAGTGGGCGACCATGTCCGCTCCGCCCTGATGCTGATCGCCGACGGCGTGACGCCATCCAACGAAGGCCGTGGTTACGTCCTGCGCCGCCTCATCAGGCGTGCAGTCCGCTCGATGCGCCTGCTCGGCGTCGAAAAGGCCTGCCTGCCGGACCTTCTGCCCGCCTCGCGCGATGCGATGAAGGGCGTCTACCCGATCGTGGAGACGGACTTCGACCGCATCAGCCGGATTGCCTATGCCGAAGAGCGGGCCTTCCTGCGGACCATTGCTTCGGGCACGGCCCGCCTGGAGGATGCCGTGACGGTGTCCAAGGCCGCCGGCACACCGCTGTCCGGCGCCGATGCGTTCGCCCTGCACGATACCTATGGCTTCCCGATCGACCTCACCCTGGAGATGGCTGAGGAAGCCGGGCTCAAGGTGGACGAGGCCGGTTTCCGCGCCCTCATGCTGGAACAGCGCCAGCGCGCCCAGGCCGATGCCAAGGGCAAAAAGGGCGGCCACGCCGACCTCAGCGCTTACCAGGAGATGCTGGGGGAGGGCGAGACCGTCTTCACCGGCTACGGAGAGCTCGACGGCGAATCCCGCGTCCGCGGACTCCTCAGCGGCGGCCAGCGTGTTGCCCACGCCGCTACCGGAGACGAAATCGAACTCGTCCTCAACGAAACCCCCTTCTATGCCGAAGCCGGTGGCCAGTCCGCTGACACCGGGCTCATCACCGGAGACGGCTTCGTCGTGGAAGTCCTGGACGTCCAGCGCCCCGTCAAGGGCCTGAGCGTGCACAAAGCGATTGTCCGCGAAGGCGAGATCTCCTCGGACGCCCTGGTTCGCGCCGCCGTCGATCGTGAACGCCGCCACGCTGCAGAGCAGGCCCACACCGGTACGCACATCGTGCATGCAGCCCTCCACCAGATCCTCGGCCCGCAGGCCACCCAGCGCGGTTCCTACAACAAGGCCGGGTACCTGCGCTTCGACTTCGCCTGGGGCGAAGGCCTGAGTACCGCCACCCGCTCGGAAATCGAGGAAGTGTCCAACCTGGCCATCCGCAACAATTTCCGGGTGGACACCAAGGTCATGGGCCTGGCCGAGGCCAAGGCCCTGGGCGCCATGGCGCTGTTCGGCGAGAACTACGGCAGCGAAGTACGTGTTGTGGAGATCGACGGCGCGTGGTCCCGTGAGCTCTGTGGTGGCACGCATGTTGCCAACACGTCACTGATCGGCAGCCTGTCGCTGCTCGGTGAACAGTCGGTCGGTTCAGGCAACCGCCGTGTTGAAGCCTTCGTGGGCATGGATGCCTTCCGCCACCTGGCCGCCGAGCGCGCGCTGGTGACCGAGCTCACCGAGATGCTCAAAGTCCCGTCCGGGCAGCTCGCCGACCGGATCGCCAGTACGCTGAACAAGCTCAAGGCCACCGAGAAGGAACTTGACCGTCTCCGCAAGGAACAGCTCACCGCTGCGGCAGCCAACCTTGTGGGCACCGCCAGGGATGCCGCCGGGGTTAAGGTCATCGCGCACGACGCCGGCCAGATTGGCGGTGCCGACGACGTCCGCAACCTTGCCCTTGACCTGCGCAACCGGCTCGGTTCCGAAGCGTCCACCGTGGCAGTGGCCGGTGTCAGCAATGACCGTCCCATGATCCTGGTGGCCACCAACGAGGCCGCCCGGGCAGCAGGCGTGAAAGCAGGCGCCCTGGTGCGGCTCGCGGCAGGAATCCTGGGCGGCGGCGGCGGCGGCAAGGACGATGTGGCCCAGGGTGGCGGTACTGACGCTACCAAGGTTGCCCCGGCGCTTAGCGCCGTCGTGGACGCCATTACCCGGCGCTAG
- the mltG gene encoding endolytic transglycosylase MltG: protein MSPSNNDDASGATNHDGARPLTRKELRALEKHTDDTNAVPEQAYQTGQYPPVPAHEPDAFDAPAPAPAPADAAPEVPAREPAVPAQPVAEPAAGQVAEPVQAPQPVVPSLPDTQPSIQETAPGGEDHQPETVHDVHPEPVEEFNAGPAAYARDAEPFEGHPTGYAHAEDGHVYQDPHYADAHYEDHHYDEHDPHGHFVDDTHETHPDTGLLGGAAGAAVVTKPSKKVRRRRRLLALFLTLVVFVAAIAVGAQFLKPLLGSDKASDYPGPGSGEVMVSVEPGEGTRSLAAKLEANRVVANADTFLQAFTASGATLSPGNFTFKSEMKNSDAVDVLLGQDKAKVIYFALSAGLRIDESLQAISDGSGIRVQQLKEFSDSPQQFGLPAGAKNLEGFLHPGEYRFPLGTPAKDILQTLVKTTTDELVAQGITDPAKQYEAVIVASIVQAEGGQAEYGDVAGAIYNRLKPNDQTSGFLQVDSAVTYGLGTRSFNFTEEERQDKSNVYNTYANPGLPPGPIGSPGKTAIDAAAKPKTNDYLYWVTINLDTKETKFSKTLAEHNTYVEQYNTWCKANVGRCA from the coding sequence GTGAGCCCGTCCAATAACGACGACGCCTCAGGCGCCACCAACCACGATGGCGCCAGGCCGCTGACCCGAAAAGAGCTCCGCGCATTGGAGAAGCACACCGACGACACCAACGCGGTTCCGGAACAGGCCTACCAGACAGGCCAGTACCCGCCGGTACCAGCGCACGAGCCTGACGCTTTCGACGCTCCAGCTCCAGCTCCAGCTCCAGCGGATGCTGCACCGGAGGTGCCGGCGCGCGAACCTGCTGTGCCTGCCCAGCCGGTTGCCGAGCCGGCGGCAGGGCAGGTCGCCGAGCCCGTTCAGGCACCCCAGCCGGTTGTGCCCTCGTTGCCGGATACTCAGCCGTCCATCCAGGAAACCGCACCCGGCGGGGAAGACCACCAACCGGAAACCGTTCATGATGTTCACCCTGAGCCTGTGGAGGAATTCAACGCCGGGCCGGCAGCCTACGCCCGGGATGCCGAGCCCTTCGAGGGGCACCCGACCGGCTACGCCCACGCTGAGGACGGTCACGTCTACCAGGACCCGCACTACGCTGACGCCCATTACGAGGACCACCATTACGACGAACACGATCCCCATGGGCATTTCGTCGACGACACACATGAGACCCACCCTGACACCGGGCTTCTCGGCGGTGCGGCCGGGGCGGCAGTGGTAACAAAGCCCTCGAAGAAGGTACGGCGCAGGCGGCGTCTCCTGGCCCTGTTCCTGACGCTGGTGGTGTTTGTGGCCGCTATTGCCGTGGGTGCGCAGTTCCTCAAGCCCCTGCTGGGAAGTGACAAGGCGAGTGACTATCCCGGGCCCGGCTCCGGCGAAGTCATGGTTTCGGTCGAGCCCGGCGAGGGCACGCGCTCGTTGGCCGCCAAACTGGAAGCCAACAGGGTCGTGGCAAATGCAGACACCTTCCTGCAGGCATTCACAGCCTCAGGCGCGACGCTGTCACCGGGGAACTTCACCTTCAAGTCTGAGATGAAGAACTCCGATGCTGTAGACGTGCTGCTTGGCCAGGACAAGGCCAAGGTCATCTACTTCGCCCTGAGCGCGGGCCTGCGGATTGACGAATCCCTGCAGGCGATTTCCGATGGATCAGGCATCCGGGTGCAGCAGCTGAAGGAATTCAGCGACTCCCCGCAGCAGTTTGGCCTCCCGGCCGGCGCGAAGAACCTGGAAGGCTTCCTCCACCCCGGGGAGTACAGGTTCCCGCTGGGTACGCCGGCAAAGGACATCCTCCAGACCCTGGTCAAGACGACCACCGACGAACTGGTGGCCCAGGGCATCACCGATCCCGCCAAGCAGTACGAGGCGGTTATTGTGGCCAGTATTGTTCAGGCCGAAGGCGGCCAGGCCGAGTACGGCGACGTCGCCGGTGCCATCTACAACCGGCTCAAGCCCAATGACCAGACGTCCGGTTTCCTGCAGGTGGACTCCGCCGTGACCTACGGCCTGGGAACCAGGAGCTTCAACTTCACGGAAGAAGAACGCCAGGACAAGTCCAACGTCTACAACACGTATGCCAACCCGGGCCTGCCGCCGGGCCCCATCGGCTCGCCCGGCAAGACCGCTATCGATGCCGCTGCAAAGCCGAAGACCAACGACTACCTGTACTGGGTGACCATCAACCTGGACACCAAGGAGACGAAATTCTCCAAGACCCTCGCTGAGCACAACACGTACGTCGAGCAGTACAACACCTGGTGCAAGGCCAACGTGGGCCGCTGCGCATGA
- the aroC gene encoding chorismate synthase, with protein MLRWLTAGESHGPALMGIIEGVPAGVEITSGQIAESLARRRLGYGRGARMKFEQDVVTILGGVRHGLTQGGPVAVQVANTEWPKWEQIMAADPVDPEILADQARNAPLTRPRPGHADFTGMQKYGFDEARPVLERASARETATRVAMGTVASRFLKQLGIELVSHTVSIASVTVPEGRPLPVPANVIALDADPLRCFDRETSDAMVAEVDAAHKEGETLGGVVEVLAYGLPPGLGSYVHWDRRLDSRLAAALMGIQAIKGVEVGDGFLTAARRGSAAHDEIVKDSDGRIIRTSNRAGGIEGGMSIGDVLRVRAAMKPIATVPRALRTVDVSTGEPAKAHHQRSDVCAVPAAGVVAEAMVALVLAEAVTEKFGGDSVAETARNIKGYLDNIPASLDSIGQ; from the coding sequence ATGTTGCGTTGGTTGACAGCCGGTGAATCCCATGGTCCGGCTCTGATGGGAATTATTGAAGGCGTCCCCGCCGGTGTTGAGATCACCAGCGGTCAGATCGCCGAATCACTGGCTCGCCGCCGCCTGGGCTATGGCCGGGGCGCCCGGATGAAGTTTGAGCAGGACGTGGTGACTATTTTGGGCGGCGTCCGCCACGGCCTCACGCAGGGCGGGCCGGTTGCCGTCCAGGTGGCCAACACCGAGTGGCCCAAGTGGGAACAGATCATGGCTGCCGACCCCGTTGACCCTGAGATCCTTGCCGACCAGGCACGCAACGCACCGCTGACCCGGCCCCGCCCGGGCCACGCAGATTTCACCGGTATGCAGAAGTATGGCTTCGACGAAGCCCGTCCGGTGCTGGAGCGCGCCAGCGCCCGGGAAACGGCAACCCGGGTGGCCATGGGGACCGTGGCGTCCCGGTTCCTCAAGCAACTGGGGATCGAACTGGTCAGCCACACCGTCTCGATCGCCAGCGTCACCGTTCCGGAAGGCCGTCCGCTGCCTGTTCCGGCCAACGTGATCGCCCTCGACGCAGACCCGTTGCGCTGCTTTGACCGCGAGACCTCCGACGCCATGGTGGCCGAGGTGGACGCCGCCCACAAGGAAGGCGAAACCCTCGGCGGAGTGGTAGAGGTCCTCGCCTACGGCCTGCCGCCCGGACTGGGCAGCTATGTCCACTGGGACCGCCGGCTCGATTCACGGCTGGCAGCCGCCCTGATGGGCATCCAGGCGATCAAGGGCGTGGAAGTCGGCGACGGGTTCCTGACAGCGGCGCGCCGCGGCTCGGCTGCCCACGACGAAATCGTCAAGGATTCGGACGGCCGGATTATCCGCACCAGCAACCGTGCGGGCGGCATCGAAGGCGGCATGAGCATCGGCGATGTCCTGCGCGTCCGCGCCGCCATGAAGCCGATCGCAACGGTGCCGCGCGCCCTGCGCACCGTCGACGTCAGCACAGGGGAGCCCGCCAAAGCCCATCACCAGCGTTCCGACGTGTGTGCCGTCCCGGCTGCCGGCGTGGTCGCCGAGGCGATGGTGGCCCTGGTCCTCGCGGAAGCCGTGACGGAAAAGTTTGGCGGCGACTCCGTTGCGGAGACCGCACGCAACATCAAGGGTTACCTGGACAACATTCCGGCATCCCTGGACTCGATCGGCCAGTAG
- the rpsD gene encoding 30S ribosomal protein S4 — MANNTRARRTARLSRALGIALTPKAAKYMERRPYGPGEHGRARKKQDSDYAVRLREKQRLRAQYGIREAQMTRAFEEARRTKGLTGENLIELLEMRLDALVLRAGFARTIAQARQLVVHRHILVDGIRVDRPSFRVGEGQLVHVHSRSETMVPLQVAAAGAHRDVLPQVPAYLDVKLDALQARLVRRPKRSEVPVTCEEQLVVEFYAR; from the coding sequence GTGGCTAACAACACTCGTGCTCGCCGTACAGCACGCCTCTCGCGTGCACTCGGCATTGCTCTGACCCCTAAGGCCGCCAAGTACATGGAGCGCCGCCCGTACGGCCCCGGTGAGCATGGCCGTGCCCGCAAGAAGCAGGACTCCGACTACGCCGTACGCCTGCGCGAAAAGCAGCGTCTGCGCGCCCAGTACGGCATCCGCGAAGCCCAGATGACCCGTGCCTTCGAAGAAGCACGCCGCACCAAGGGCCTGACCGGTGAAAACCTGATCGAACTGCTCGAAATGCGTCTCGACGCCCTCGTGCTGCGTGCCGGCTTCGCCCGCACCATCGCCCAGGCCCGCCAGCTGGTTGTGCACCGCCACATCCTGGTTGACGGCATCCGCGTTGACCGCCCGTCCTTCCGCGTCGGCGAGGGCCAGCTGGTCCACGTCCACAGCCGCAGCGAAACCATGGTTCCGCTCCAGGTTGCAGCAGCCGGCGCGCACCGCGACGTCCTGCCCCAGGTTCCGGCCTACCTGGACGTCAAGCTTGACGCCCTGCAGGCACGCCTGGTCCGTCGCCCGAAGCGCTCCGAGGTTCCCGTAACCTGCGAAGAGCAGCTCGTCGTCGAATTCTACGCACGCTAA